The following are encoded together in the Ranitomeya imitator isolate aRanImi1 chromosome 4, aRanImi1.pri, whole genome shotgun sequence genome:
- the LOC138675079 gene encoding E3 ubiquitin/ISG15 ligase TRIM25-like isoform X2: protein MASDGLRKELICAICKDIYTDPLTLRCGHNFCRVCIDGVRDTEGGYGEYSCPECRVRFHKRPPLQKNITLCNIVKNFLATQTHQEEITGICCTYCVDSPVPAAKSCLMCEASLCDKHLKVHIETATDHVLTEPSTSLKNRKCSIHRKILEYYCTVDGACICVSCSLVGEHRGHRVEMLDGVSGNKKGILRHILQKLITKRMKTEERVCSLEERKRKAQEKAAGEAERVTVLCIYIRTWVDDLEKKILSDIKRQKEKTSLSLSNVIQNLEIKMDELSRKMRHIEELCNMMDPLTVLQEPDSGDLCDPEEEDDEDRWGHDGSDEDRGGDDGSVWGAELISHISHTLSAMIRDINVIFHVQDPADILLDVNTAANNLLISDDLKTATRTLITENRPETAERFQYYQVCSCTQLSSLLSCLVCL from the coding sequence ATGGCGTCTGATGGTCTAAGAAAGGAACTGATCTGCGCTATCTGTAAGGACATTTATACAGATCCCTTAAccctgagatgtggacacaacttctgccgggtcTGTATTGATGGAGTGCGGGATACAGAGGGCGGGTATGGAGAATATTCCTGTCCTGAATGTAGAGTAAGATTTCACAAGCGGCCTCCACTACAGAAGAACATAACTCTGTGTAATATAGTGAAGAATTTCCTTGCTACCCAGACACATCAGGAGGAGATCACCGGGATCTGCTGCACTTACTGTGTGGACTCTCCGGTACCTGCTGCTAAATCCTGTCTCATGTGTGAAGCTTCTCTATGTGATAAACACCTGAAAGTTCACATAGAAACAGCAACAGATCACGTCCTAACAGAACCCAGCACTTCCCTGAAAAACAGAAAATGCTCCATCCATAGGAAGATCCTGGAATATTACTGTACTGTGGACGGTGCTTGTATCTGTGTGTCCTGCAGTTTGGTTGGAGAACATCGGGGACACCGAGTGGAGATGCTGGATGGGGTCTCTGGGAATAAAAAGGGTATACTGAGACATATTTTACAGAAACTGAtcacaaagagaatgaagactgaaGAAAGAGTCTGCAGTCTGGAGGAACGCAAGAGAAAAGCTCAAGAAAAAGCAGCTGGAGAAGCCGAGAGAGtcactgtcctgtgtatatatatcagGACATGGGTGGACGACCTGGAGAAGAAGATCCTGAGTGATATCAAAAGACAGAAAGAGAAGACGTCACTGTCACTGTCTAATGTGATCCAGAATCTGGAAATAAAGATGGACGAGCTGTCCAGGAAGATGAGAcacattgaggagctgtgtaacatgaTGGATCCACTGACTGTCTTACAGGAACCAGACAGCGGTGACTTATGTGAtcctgaggaggaagatgatgaggacAGATGGGGACATGATGGAAGTGATGAGGACAGAGGAGGAGATGATGGAAGTGTTTGGGGTGCGGAGCTGATCTCACACATATCACACACATTATCTGCTATGATAAGAGATATAAATGTGATCTTCCATGTTCAGGATCCTGCAGACATATTACTGGATGTAAACACGGCTGCTAATAATCTCCTTATATCAGACGACCTGAAAACTGCGACCAGGACACTAATAACGGAGAATCGTCCAGAAACAGCAGAAAGATTCCAGTATTATCAG
- the LOC138675079 gene encoding E3 ubiquitin/ISG15 ligase TRIM25-like isoform X1: protein MASDGLRKELICAICKDIYTDPLTLRCGHNFCRVCIDGVRDTEGGYGEYSCPECRVRFHKRPPLQKNITLCNIVKNFLATQTHQEEITGICCTYCVDSPVPAAKSCLMCEASLCDKHLKVHIETATDHVLTEPSTSLKNRKCSIHRKILEYYCTVDGACICVSCSLVGEHRGHRVEMLDGVSGNKKGILRHILQKLITKRMKTEERVCSLEERKRKAQEKAAGEAERVTVLCIYIRTWVDDLEKKILSDIKRQKEKTSLSLSNVIQNLEIKMDELSRKMRHIEELCNMMDPLTVLQEPDSGDLCDPEEEDDEDRWGHDGSDEDRGGDDGSVWGAELISHISHTLSAMIRDINVIFHVQDPADILLDVNTAANNLLISDDLKTATRTLITENRPETAERFQYYQVMSGRRFTSGRHYWDVESSGSGGWRVGMCYPSIDRREHQSSIGNNNKSWGLYGRLWCNNQYSVRHDSNEIRLPHGISSGRFRVCLDYEAGQLSFYELCDPIRHLHTFTAAFSEPLHAVLYVCGGAIKISGRS, encoded by the coding sequence ATGGCGTCTGATGGTCTAAGAAAGGAACTGATCTGCGCTATCTGTAAGGACATTTATACAGATCCCTTAAccctgagatgtggacacaacttctgccgggtcTGTATTGATGGAGTGCGGGATACAGAGGGCGGGTATGGAGAATATTCCTGTCCTGAATGTAGAGTAAGATTTCACAAGCGGCCTCCACTACAGAAGAACATAACTCTGTGTAATATAGTGAAGAATTTCCTTGCTACCCAGACACATCAGGAGGAGATCACCGGGATCTGCTGCACTTACTGTGTGGACTCTCCGGTACCTGCTGCTAAATCCTGTCTCATGTGTGAAGCTTCTCTATGTGATAAACACCTGAAAGTTCACATAGAAACAGCAACAGATCACGTCCTAACAGAACCCAGCACTTCCCTGAAAAACAGAAAATGCTCCATCCATAGGAAGATCCTGGAATATTACTGTACTGTGGACGGTGCTTGTATCTGTGTGTCCTGCAGTTTGGTTGGAGAACATCGGGGACACCGAGTGGAGATGCTGGATGGGGTCTCTGGGAATAAAAAGGGTATACTGAGACATATTTTACAGAAACTGAtcacaaagagaatgaagactgaaGAAAGAGTCTGCAGTCTGGAGGAACGCAAGAGAAAAGCTCAAGAAAAAGCAGCTGGAGAAGCCGAGAGAGtcactgtcctgtgtatatatatcagGACATGGGTGGACGACCTGGAGAAGAAGATCCTGAGTGATATCAAAAGACAGAAAGAGAAGACGTCACTGTCACTGTCTAATGTGATCCAGAATCTGGAAATAAAGATGGACGAGCTGTCCAGGAAGATGAGAcacattgaggagctgtgtaacatgaTGGATCCACTGACTGTCTTACAGGAACCAGACAGCGGTGACTTATGTGAtcctgaggaggaagatgatgaggacAGATGGGGACATGATGGAAGTGATGAGGACAGAGGAGGAGATGATGGAAGTGTTTGGGGTGCGGAGCTGATCTCACACATATCACACACATTATCTGCTATGATAAGAGATATAAATGTGATCTTCCATGTTCAGGATCCTGCAGACATATTACTGGATGTAAACACGGCTGCTAATAATCTCCTTATATCAGACGACCTGAAAACTGCGACCAGGACACTAATAACGGAGAATCGTCCAGAAACAGCAGAAAGATTCCAGTATTATCAGGTGATGAGCGGGAGGAGATTTacctcaggacgacattactgggatgtggagAGCAGTGGATCAGGGGGTTGGAGAGTGGGGATGTGTTACCCCAGTATAGACAGGAGGGAGCATCAGTCATCTATTGGAAATAATAACAAGTCCTGGGGTTTATATGGAAGGTTGTGGTGTAATAATCAGTATTCAGTGAGACATGACAGTAATGAGATCCGGTTACCTCACGGGATCTCCAGTGGTAGGTTCAGGGTATGtctggattatgaggccgggcagttgtccttttatgagctgtgtgaccccatcagacacttacacaccttcactgcTGCCTTCTCCGAGCCTCTACATGCTGTGTTATATGTATGTGGTGGTGCTATAAAGATATCAGGGAGGAGCTAA